Proteins co-encoded in one Juglans regia cultivar Chandler chromosome 16, Walnut 2.0, whole genome shotgun sequence genomic window:
- the LOC108981309 gene encoding pollen-specific leucine-rich repeat extensin-like protein 1, translated as MALPLSKQVLGCFLLFSFLFSSLSTFSYALTNVEASLIARRQLLSLQENDDVFSRLGIEIHHDKNFGNLRLQKAYIALQALKKSIYSDPLNTTRNWVGTDVCSYNGVFCAPALDDPKLEVVAGIDLNHADIAGYLPSELGLLTDVALFHINSNRFCGIIPKTMSRLKLMFEFDVSNNRFVGSFPTVVLTWPSLKYLDLRFNDFEGKLPPELFEKDLDAIFLNNNRFKSNIPDTVGKSTVSVVSFANNKFTGCIPHTIGNMANTLNEILFLGNNLGGCFPPEIGSLGNVTVFSASSNGFIGFLPKTFSRLLKVEELDISHNRLTGYVPENVCKLSSLSNFTFSDNYFNGEAQACVPSSKVHKILDDKSNCLPGRSKQKSTKICFREATRPVNCSKMCGSSSSHPQPKPPVRKPSPPSTPKPQPQPSPSPLTPKPQPQPSPTPVGHPPSTPKQPSPPKSLTPSPKPSPAPPKPSDPSPPKSSTPSPKSSPSPPKPSDPSPPKSSTPSPKSSPSPPKPSNPSPPKSLTPSPKPSPVPQKPSEPSPKPAPGPNDPFERYPLERLHSPPPPIQSPPPPPIYSPPPPVHSPPPPVHSPPPPVHSPPPPPVYSPPPPPIHSPPPPVFSPPPPVHSPPPPFYSPPPPPVYSPPPPIYSPPPPIYSPPPPVYSPPPPPPPVHSPPPPIQSPPPPVHSPPPPPVHSPPPPVHSPPPPPIHSPPPPVHSPPPPTPDIILPPNFGFQYSSPPPPLFPGY; from the coding sequence ATGGCTCTACCTCTATCAAAGCAGGTCTTGGGCTGCTTTCTcttattctcttttctcttttcttctctttcaacCTTCTCTTATGCTTTGACAAACGTTGAAGCATCCTTAATTGCTCGCCGTCAACTTTTGTCTCTACAAGAAAATGATGATGTTTTCTCTAGACTTGGCATTGAGATCCACCATGACAAGAATTTTGGAAATCTAAGGCTCCAAAAAGCTTACATTGCATTACAGGCATTGAAAAAGTCTATCTATTCTGATCCTTTGAACACAACTCGTAATTGGGTCGGTACCGATGTGTGTTCTTATAATGGCGTCTTTTGTGCTCCAGCCCTTGACGACCCAAAATTGGAAGTTGTTGCTGGCATTGATCTTAACCACGCTGACATTGCTGGTTACCTACCCTCTGAGTTGGGGCTCTTGACTGATGTTGCACTCTTTCACATTAACTCTAATAGGTTTTGTGGAATTATCCCCAAAACCATGTCAAGACTCAAACTTatgtttgagtttgatgttagcAACAACCGCTTCGTTGGCTCTTTCCCGACAGTCGTCCTCACATGGCCAAGCCTTAAATATCTCGATCTCAGGTTCAATGATTTTGAAGGGAAATTACCTCCAGAACTCTTTGAAAAGGATCTTGATGCAATTTTCTTAAACAACAACCGTTTCAAGTCCAACATCCCCGACACAGTAGGTAAATCTACAGTTTCTGTTGTGAGCTTTGCAAACAACAAGTTCACTGGTTGTATTCCGCACACCATTGGCAACATGGCAAACACATTGAATGAGATTCTTTTCCTGGGCAACAACCTTGGCGGTTGCTTCCCCCCAGAGATTGGATCCCTTGGCAATGTAACGGTGTTCTCAGCTAGCTCTAACGGGTTCATTGGGTTTTTGCCAAAGACATTTTCGAGACTACTAAAGGTTGAAGAATTGGACATTTCGCATAATAGGCTAACAGGATACGTGCCCGAAAATGTTTGCAAGTTGTCTAGCTTGTCCAACTTCACTTTCTCTGACAACTACTTCAATGGAGAGGCTCAAGCATGTGTTCCATCTTCAAAGGTGCACAAGATATTAGATGACAAAAGCAACTGCCTTCCGGGCAGATCGAAGCAGAAGTCTACCAAGATATGTTTCCGAGAGGCGACTCGACCTGTAAATTGTAGCAAAATGTGTGGTAGCTCCTCTTCACATCCACAACCAAAGCCACCGGTTAGGAAACCATCACCACCGTCAACTCCGAAGCCGCAACCCCAACCATCTCCTTCTCCTTTAACTCCAAAGCCGCAACCCCAACCCTCTCCTACTCCAGTAGGGCATCCTCCATCAACACCAAAACAACCATCGCCACCTAAATCTTTGACCCCAAGTCCCAAGCCATCTCCAGCCCCGCCAAAACCATCTGATCCATCGCCCCCTAAATCTTCGACCCCAAGTCCCAAGTCATCCCCATCACCGCCAAAACCATCTGATCCATCGCCCCCTAAATCTTCGACCCCAAGTCCCAAGTCATCTCCATCACCGCCAAAACCATCTAATCCATCGCCCCCTAAATCTTTGACCCCAAGTCCTAAGCCATCTCCAGTACCGCAAAAACCATCTGAACCATCGCCAAAACCTGCACCGGGACCAAATGACCCATTTGAAAGATACCCTCTTGAAAGGCTTCACTCACCTCCCCCACCGATTcaatctccaccaccaccacccataTACTCCCCCCCTCCACCAGTTCACTCTCCTCCACCACCAGTCCACTCTCCTCCACCACCAGTCCATTCACCACCACCGCCACCCGTATACTcgcctccaccaccaccaattCATTCTCCTCCACCCCCAGTATTCTCTCCACCACCTCCAGTCCactctcctccaccaccattCTACTCGCCACCGCCACCTCCCGTGTACTCTCCTCCACCACCAATTTACTCTCCTCCACCCCCAATCTACTCCCCACCACCCCCAGTGTACTCCCCACCTCCCCCACCTCCTCCAGTACATTCTCCTCCGCCACCAATCCagtctcctccaccaccagtCCACtctccaccacctccaccagtccattctcctccaccaccagtCCACtctccaccacctccaccaatccattctccaccaccaccagtgCACTCTCCTCCACCACCAACCCCGGACATCATCCTTCCACCAAACTTTGGGTTCCAGTACTCATCACCCCCTCCGCCATTATTCCCGGGCTACTAA